The following DNA comes from Planktothrix sp. FACHB-1365.
GAGGCTAAATTGGCTCCATCTTCCCGCAGATAACGATTATCTTCAATACTCCATCTTTGCCGAATGGTTCTCCTGTACCTATGGTGATAAGTAAATCTTATAAAGAAAGACAAGCTAGTAGCTTTTCACGCATCATCTCAAAATTTTTGAAGCCATAGCTTTGACGAAGAATTAATTTGATCCGGTTATTTAATCCCTCCATGACTCCACTGGTTGTTCGATTAATAAAATA
Coding sequences within:
- a CDS encoding transposase, translated to MNRTTSGVMEGLNNRIKLILRQSYGFKNFEMMREKLLACLSL